A window of [Clostridium] innocuum genomic DNA:
ATATACCGGTTTACCAGGCGCTCGATTTCCTTCAGCTGTTCCTCGTTCACCTTTTCAAAATGCGTAAAGTCAAAGCGCAGATATTCCTCACTGACAAAGCTGCCGGCCTGCTGTATATGACTACCCACGATCTGCTTCAAAGCACTCTGTAAAAGATGCGTACAGGAGTGATTGCTCGTAATGATATCGCGCTTTTTCTCATCCACCTGCAGCTTTACTGCATCCCCTACACGCAGCTCGCCTTCCTTAATGATGACATGGGACAAATGCTGCTTATGCGGAGCCTTGATTGTCGTATCCACGACAGCCTGTACACCTTCTGCGCATATCGTACCGCTGTCACCAACCTGACCGCCGCTTTTCGCATAGAAGACCGTTGTATCAAACACCGCATCGCCTTCATCACTGATGGCATCCACCTTCACACCGTCCTGAAACAGTGCAATCACCTTCGCAGAGGTATGGCGCACATCGTAGCCGATGAAGCTGCTCTCCTGCGTGAACTCCATCAGATCAATGGACTGGCTTCCCATGGACTCCGCATCTCCGCGGGCAGCACGGGCACGCTCTCTTTGCTGCTGCATCTCGGCGTCAAAGCCGTCCTTGTCCACTGTATAGCCGCTTTCCTCCGCGATTTCCACAGTCAGCTCCAACGGGAACCCATAGGTATCATACAGCTTAAACGCAGTCTTGCCGTCAATGACACGGCTTTCCTTCATTTCTTCCATTACCTGTAACAGCAGTCTTTCCCCATCTGCCAGTGTTGCATGGAAGCGCTCCTCCTCAGCCTTTACAAGACGCGCAATATAATCCAGCTTTTCCTCCATGTACGGATAGAAATCCTTCGTGATATCATAAACGACAGGAACCAGCTTATACATAAATGCTCCCTGAATGTTCAGCTTCTTCGCAAACCGTACTGCACGGCGCAGAACACGGCGCAATACATAGCCTCTGCCCTCATTGGAGAACAGCGCCCCATCTGCCAGCGCAAAGCTTACGGTTCGGATGTGATCGGCAATCACGCGGAATGCCATTTTATGTTGGGCATCTGCATAACGCGCATCGGTATACGCTTCTGTCGCATGAATGATTGGCAGAAACAAGTCTGTATCAAAATTGGTTTCTCCACCCTGTACCAGCGCAACAAGACGTTCCAGTCCCATACCGGTATCAATGTTTTTCTGCGGCAGCTCCTTGTAATCCTTACGGTCAAGCTCCGGCTTACAGTCAAACTGTGAGAACACGACATTCCATACCTCGATGTAGCGATCATTCTCCAGCTCTTCGAAGAACAGACGTTCTCCAAGACCCTCCGGATCATATGCCTCACCGCGGTCATAGAAGATTTCACTGTCCGGTCCGCCCGGACCTTCTCCAATCTCCCAGAAATTATCATCTGTCTTCAAAATGTGGGAAGGATCCACCTTACACACCTCGGTCCAGATCCGGTAAGCATCCGCATCATCCGTATACACGGAAACATATAGCTTCTCCTTTGGAAAACCAATCCATTTCGGACTAGTTAAAAACTCCCATGCAAAAGGAATCGCCTCCTCCTTGAAATAATCTCCGATAGAGAAATTCCCAAGCATTTCAAAGAAGGTATGGTGACGTGCCGTCTTTCCTACATTCTCGATATCATTGGTACGAATGGACTTCTGTGCATTCGCAATCCGATTGTTCTTCGGCTTTTCACTTCCGTCAAAATACTTTTTCAAAGCCGCAACTCCGGCATTGATCCAAAGCAGCGTTGGATCGTTGTGAGGAACCAGGCTTGCTCCTGGCTCAATCATATGTCCCTGACTTTTAAAGTAGTCCAGAAACATCTGACGAATCTGACTTCCTGTCAACTGTTTCATATTTGCATCCTCCTTATAAGCATAAAAAAACGCTCCCGAATCCAGGAACGTATAGTATACGCGGTACCATCCCAGTTCACCCATGTACAGAATTCCACAGGCACACTCACTTACTCTTTTAACGCCAGATACGCGCAGAACTCCAAAGCAGCTTCCATTCTTCACCATGAAAGCTCACACCTGCCGCTTCCTCTCTTGAATGGTTATCCGAATGTACTCCTCTTTTTCATCGTCCTGATGAACGTTATCATTATAACAAAATCCAAAAGACAGTGCAAATCTTTTATCATAATTTAAGCATAATTTAATCATAATTCTCCTCCTGCATCGCCTCATCAAAATCCTGCCAGATATCCTCCCATTCTCCAATCTTATCGCTGGTCTTGGAATGCAGCCAGCTGCGAAAGGCAATCTGTGCAATTGCCGCAAATATCGGTGATAAAATAACACCGACAACCCCAAAGAGAGCTTCGGATAGAAAGATAAAAACAAAGGTTAGGATTGGACGCACATGCATCGTACGGTTGAAAATCATCGGTTGAATGAAATTGGATTCAATCTGCTGTATCGTCCATACGATAGTAAAGGCCAGAAACGGAAAAACCGGATAGCTCAGGGCACCGACAATAGCAATCAGAATCAGACCGAACGTCGCCCCCACATAGGGAAACAGGTTCAGTAATGCAAGAATGACTGCATACAGCAATGCATTGGGAAAGGTAAAGATATAAAGCGTGATACCCACCGTGACAACAATAAACAGGATATCGAGAAAGGTTCCAACCAGATACTGGTATACAATATTACTCATTGTTAGATAAAAGGTGGAAAATTGATGCAGGTTGGGAATCACCTTTTTTGCTGTACGCTTCCAGAAATCCAAATCAATGGATATGAAAAATGCGGTGATGTATGCAATTCCATAATTCGTAGCAGTATGCATCGTATTACGCAAAGAATCGATAACGATAATATAGCCCTCCTGCAAATATTTCTCCTTCAAAGTCTCCAAATTACCGATAGCGATGTGATAGCGATCCAGAAATCCCTCCAGATGTCTCATCCACACCGGCACCACTTCTGCAAAATCCATAACCTGCTTATAAATAATGGGAATCATTCCGATAACAAAGACAGCAAGAACAAGCGCAATTCCAATATATACGAGCATGACGGCAAGCTTTTGAGAAACATGCTGCTGCAAGCGGTCAATCAGAGGCTGCAGCAGAAAGGCAATGACAATCCCCATCAGGACCGGCAGACAGCTTTTATAAATATCAACAATCCAATCATACAGCTGCAGCTGCTTCAACAGTAAAACCAGCAACAGAAAAGCGGCGAGAGGAACAAGCAGCTTCCGGCAGCCACGTGCCAGTGAATCCAGAACATGCGATACTTTCATAAAAGAAAAACCCGCGACGGGGTTAATCCAGATCCATACAATCACACAGGTGATCGTAGGTCTTATGCATTTTTTTCATAACTTTTTTCTTTTTCCTTCTGGATTCACGGCAAAGATCCTCAATGCCCTCTTCCTGACTGTAACCGATATACATACCGACAGCCAGGCCCATCAGGCCTGCGACAACACACTTGTTCATAGTATCACTCCTATCACTGATAGTATGGATACTGTCCTGTCTGTTATCCCATCATTTCTTTTATTTTTTCCTGCAGTGTACTCCTACGCACATGGCGGTCCTCCACGCGCAGCGCATGCAGGAACACCTCCTTATCACCGAGCAGCACCAGACTTCGCTTTGCTCTGGTAACACCGGTGTAAATCAAACGCTTCTGCAGCATATAGCGATAATCCTTTACTATCGGCATAATGACAATTGCATATTCACTGCCCTGTGCCTTGTGGATGGAGGTCGCATAGGCATGCGTGATATTGTAAATCTGTTCCCCGCTGTATTCAACAAGAACACCGTCAAAATCCGCCGTGATGCAGTTTTTCTGATGCACGTTGTCATCGCGGTAGCTGATTTCGATGATTTCTCCGATATCTCCGTTGTACACCTCATCCTCCGGCTGATTCTTCAGCTGCAGAATCTTGTCATGCTCACGGAACAGACGATAGCCTACCTTCAGCTCTTTTTTATATGAATCGGATGGATTCATCATTTTCTGTAGGGCATTGTTCAAAGCATCAATACCGGCAACACCGCCATACATCGGCGCCAGCACCTGTATTTCCTTTGGATCATAGCCCTTGTCCAGTGCATTGGATACCACACTCAGAATCAGATCCCGAACCTCATAATTCTGACAGGGGAAAAATGCGATATCCTTTGCATGGTCCAGAATATCAGCCGAGCCCTCCCGAATCTGGTGTGCCAGTGTCACGACATCACTTCCCTCACTCTGACGGAAAATCTTATTCAGACGTACCAGCGGAAAACAGGCGCTCTCAATCAAATCCTTCAAAACACACCCGCAGCCGACACTGGGCAGCTGATCCTCATCTCCAATCACAACAATTCTTTTCACCATGCGGCAGGCTCTCAACAGGTGATAGAACAGCCACTGATCCACCATGGAAAATTCGTCAATAATCAGTAAATCAGCCTGAATCGGGTCCTTATCGTTCACCAGAAAGGTGTTCGTTTCCAAATCCCACTTCAGCAGGGAGTGAATCGTCGTTGCCGCCGTTGAGCTCA
This region includes:
- a CDS encoding AI-2E family transporter, coding for MKVSHVLDSLARGCRKLLVPLAAFLLLVLLLKQLQLYDWIVDIYKSCLPVLMGIVIAFLLQPLIDRLQQHVSQKLAVMLVYIGIALVLAVFVIGMIPIIYKQVMDFAEVVPVWMRHLEGFLDRYHIAIGNLETLKEKYLQEGYIIVIDSLRNTMHTATNYGIAYITAFFISIDLDFWKRTAKKVIPNLHQFSTFYLTMSNIVYQYLVGTFLDILFIVVTVGITLYIFTFPNALLYAVILALLNLFPYVGATFGLILIAIVGALSYPVFPFLAFTIVWTIQQIESNFIQPMIFNRTMHVRPILTFVFIFLSEALFGVVGVILSPIFAAIAQIAFRSWLHSKTSDKIGEWEDIWQDFDEAMQEENYD
- the alaS gene encoding alanine--tRNA ligase, with translation MKQLTGSQIRQMFLDYFKSQGHMIEPGASLVPHNDPTLLWINAGVAALKKYFDGSEKPKNNRIANAQKSIRTNDIENVGKTARHHTFFEMLGNFSIGDYFKEEAIPFAWEFLTSPKWIGFPKEKLYVSVYTDDADAYRIWTEVCKVDPSHILKTDDNFWEIGEGPGGPDSEIFYDRGEAYDPEGLGERLFFEELENDRYIEVWNVVFSQFDCKPELDRKDYKELPQKNIDTGMGLERLVALVQGGETNFDTDLFLPIIHATEAYTDARYADAQHKMAFRVIADHIRTVSFALADGALFSNEGRGYVLRRVLRRAVRFAKKLNIQGAFMYKLVPVVYDITKDFYPYMEEKLDYIARLVKAEEERFHATLADGERLLLQVMEEMKESRVIDGKTAFKLYDTYGFPLELTVEIAEESGYTVDKDGFDAEMQQQRERARAARGDAESMGSQSIDLMEFTQESSFIGYDVRHTSAKVIALFQDGVKVDAISDEGDAVFDTTVFYAKSGGQVGDSGTICAEGVQAVVDTTIKAPHKQHLSHVIIKEGELRVGDAVKLQVDEKKRDIITSNHSCTHLLQSALKQIVGSHIQQAGSFVSEEYLRFDFTHFEKVNEEQLKEIERLVNRYISGHYAVSKVEMPIEEAKKSGATALFDEKYGDVVRVVSMGDVSKEFCGGCHVNNTQEIGVCKIISEESIGSGIRRITAKTGYDAYAEFAKEDDTLHAVASDLKLKGISKVEEKVASVLEENVQLKKELAALQASMFALKANDLVNHMQELNGRQVLIERMDGADAKAMKDIVSNIRSQRENCVVFLASVHGDKVTFVAGADKAAVSGGIKCGDLVREAALVCDGKGGGRPDMAQSGGKDASKVEEALHLIKNMLS